A stretch of Dermochelys coriacea isolate rDerCor1 chromosome 6, rDerCor1.pri.v4, whole genome shotgun sequence DNA encodes these proteins:
- the RASSF7 gene encoding ras association domain-containing protein 7 isoform X3: MELKVWVDGIQRVVCGVSDQTTCQEVVIALARAIGQTGRYILIQKLREKERQLLPHECPLESLAKCGQYANDVQFILQRTGPSLAERPSSDSAPQAPERTFIRASLPIKPRLVSTEVPRSREPKKSMTFNLGPMGSSDRLAKSKLRLHKRDSVDSKDSASRSHPSKEELFKTVLHQQEQLHSLEVHGDSLETDLRHWEQDRGSSQEDQIFYLEHLIRRNEMELGEEEFWQSELHLEKECERERQEKVRSLRATMEEYTQKIHELTTKTEALEKEIQLEITERARRAKEAPADLEDMAAKMKRDLEAKTKQSAQLESSLASVGKALEETERNLQAQNQELEELNKELRQCNLQQFIQQTGATVTVLQSRPEDEPQLDQTNHELPACQRNGGLLHPSTDSPPRPSAKQFLGHPRNLQNPLVSSLNPEVVSTRQSIWR, encoded by the exons GCCAGACAGGAAGGTACATTCTCATCCAGAAGCTGCGGGAGAAGGAGAGGCAGCTTCTACCTCATGAATGCCCTCTGGAGTCGCTGGCCAAGTGTGGACAGTATGCCAATGACGTGCAGTTCATATTGCAGCGGACAGGCCCCAGCCTGGCCGAGCGCCCTTCCTCTGATAGTGCCCCCCAGGCTCCTGAGAGGACGTTCATCCGGGCCAGCCTTCCCATCAAGCCCAGGCTGGTCAGCACAGAGGTGCCCAGGTCCCGGGAACCTAAAAAGTCTATGACCTTTAACTTGGGCCCTATGGGCTCCAGCGATCGGCTTGCCAAGAGCAAGCTGAGACTGCACAAGAGGGACAGTGTAGACTCGAAGGACAGCGCCAGTCGCAGCCATCCATCCAAGGAAGAGCTATTTAAGACTGTGCTGCaccagcaggagcagctgcactCCTTGGAGGTGCACGGGGATTCCTTGGAAACGGACctcaggcactgggagcaggacaggggcTCCAGCCAGGAAGACCAGATTTTTTATCTGGAGCACCTGATCAGGCGGAACGAGATGGAGCTGGGTGAAGAGGAGTTCTGGCAGAGTGAGCTCCACCTGGAGAAGGAGTGCGAGAGGGAGCGGCAGGAGAAGGTGAGGAGCCTGCGGGCCACCATGGAGGAGTACACCCAGAAAATCCACGAGCTGACCACCAAGACGGAGGCCCTGGAGAAGGAGATCCAGTTAGAGATCACAGAGAGGGCCAGGCGGGCAAAGGAGGCTCCTGCAGATCTGGAGGACATGGCTGCCAAAATGAAAAGGGATCTGGAAGCCAAGACCAAGCAGAGCgcccagctggagagcagccTGGCGAGCGTGGGGAAGGCCTTGGAAGAAACCGAAAGGAATTTGCAG GCCCAGAATCAAGAGCTGGAGGAGTTAAATAAGGAGCTGAGGCAATGTAATTTGCAGCAGTTTATTCAGCAGACGGGAGCCACAGTGACTGTTTTGCAGTCCAGACCTGAGGATGAACCCCAGCTGGATCAAACTAACCACGAACTGCCAGCCTGCCAGAGAAACGGAG GCCTTCTCCATCCCAGCACAGACTCTCCTCCTCGACCAAGCGCCAAGCAGTTCCTCGGCCATCCACGGAACCTTCAGAACCCATTGGTGTCCAGCCTGAACCCCGAGG TCGTATCAACAAGGCAGAGCATCTGGAGGTAG